The Homalodisca vitripennis isolate AUS2020 unplaced genomic scaffold, UT_GWSS_2.1 ScUCBcl_4320;HRSCAF=10440, whole genome shotgun sequence genome contains a region encoding:
- the LOC124372897 gene encoding uncharacterized protein LOC124372897, producing MAYLEEINFSFEGQQGFFPGRSTMTALNDAVDFIADHIDSERTVVNTFLDLSKAFYVLDHDQVLAKLKGLGRSGTVLDWFSSYLSGREQLTCRVSSHFRSGRYGSWLD from the coding sequence ATGGCCTACCTGGAAGAGATAAACTTCAGCTTTGAGGGACAGCAGGGATTTTTTCCTGGAAGATCAACAATGACAGCTCTAAATGACGCTGTTGACTTCATAGCTGATCATATCGATAGTGAAAGGACAGTGGTCAACACCTTCCTAGACCTCAGCAAAGCATTTTATGTCCTTGATCACGACCAGGTCCTGGCAAAACTCAAAGGATTGGGCCGTTCGGGCACAGTGCTTGACTGGTTCAGCAGCTATTTGAGCGGCCGCGAGCAATTGACGTGCAGAGTGTCTTCACACTTCAGAAGTGGACGGTACGGATCCTGGCTGGACTAA